The genomic stretch cggatccgaagaagaggttttttgcctcttcggattcttctcggcttcagacgccgagcgaggggctctctgcctctccggctccacaagctcggaggactttcggatagccttattcagcatgtacactgccaaaaagcaagaaagcaaggttagttttcttcgttaaagcagtagagcataaagataaagagaaatcctcaccctcggcctcttcgtccgaagacgagatgtcgaacacgacgtcgcccttgacgagctcagactccgtgtattgtttcctaactatgggaatcttgttgagctcgccatcgagctcgtccaacggttcaggccgaggatgacggataacggacttcggccctctccagggaaaactaggagccgcggtcctatcatagtagaagaagcggttttgccacttcggccacttcgttttacaaaaggccctaaagggctgtacagggatcaagtaaaaccaagaccccttcctcttaaattgaaagaatttaaggatcgccttcaaagacaaatcccttcctaacctacggagttcggcagcgaaggccgacaagtgcctccaagagttcggagtcacctggcctaaaggaagctgaaaaaaatctagtaaatctataaaggcagaagggagggggaaacgaagcccgcattctaagcaggcctcgtacacggtggcgtaaccctccggcggggagtcagccctatgatcaccgtcaggtaccaccgccttccccccaggaaaaaagtatttttcgggtagggatatcacagtatccttactcaaaatactatggaaatactctacggtcttctccccggactctttccggccagaagaccccttaccgcctctcctaacgctacccgactccgaagaagaagaagaagacatttttcttactttttgaaggtgaagaaagtctgaagaaattcttgaaagcggagagagaattttcgcaaaaaagagagagtgcagaagaagcagtcgcaaaagtgcttcaatgatgaagaaaggaggtatttatcagatttggcgaagatttcaaaatcgtcgcaccgtttcgaatcccaccttttcaggattcaacggccggattttactgtcgcatttaatgcaaggcacgtcccctgacatcagcctcccccttgcctttatccagaatgccgaagtgactcacttcgccgaagtgattcacttcgcccttcggggggggtagtgatggggtgcgtactaaacaagcccaacagcaatgacggcccatcagcccaaagcccaaggaagagtatgagttcggcattaccaaagagttcggcctcagcctacagctcggtaaagccaaccaatcaagctctactctcagatcggcaaccaaagcagttcggtctcagtattcgaccgaacaaagagttcggcctcagcctacagctcggtaaaagccaaccaatcaagctctgctctcaggtcggcatcaagctctgctctcagatcggcaaccaaagcagttcggtctcagtattcgaccgaacaaggagttagtggacccatacaggatttccacaacttccaacacacccactaccactcggtgtcaactcaggccacgatcgtaggccatgacctacgctacatccacgatcttaggccatgacctacacgacatccacgacttagggtggtgatgcaagccacgatcttagttcaagatataaatagaacttagatcagagagaaaaaggttaagctctctagagatacgatatcatatagcaagtctgtgttgtaagctgtaaatcccagatcaagcaatacaatcttgccctcccttcttcccgtggacgtagatttacttcagtaaatcgaaccacgtaaattctgtgtgtcGTAGTCTTctttctctaccagcatttactaacatcagaaattcgcggatccatcaattGGATAGCGGTAAAAAGATATAGTATATGTGTACTGTGCAAACGCCGGCGGGTAGAAGAAGAAATTGGAAAGGAAGAAAAGAGATTAGAGACCTACATTCCTAAAAtgctaaaattaaaattcgaaaTCCCTAACTTTCAAAATATCGGCTATTGGCGGGTTTATCGGGTATACCCACAACACTATAATTATACTACCAAAACCCGCCCCGTTTCCCGCTTTTGTCGGGTAGCGGGTACCCGATACCCGGCTGGTATCAAGTCGGGACGGGAATCCGTTACCCGCTAGGccgctacccgtttcgacacccctaagAAAAACACACATATTAGAAAATAGACGACCAAAACTTTGTAACTGGTAACTGTGGTGCCAATTCTAGAATATCCTGTATTTTAGATAATGTCAAAGTATATAAGGCTATGAGCAAGATGCAACAATGTTATAGGAAGATAAAACTTAGCACAATCAACATCCCTCTAAACTATATGATGTATAAAAATGCGTATTAGAGATATATGATAAGAAACTATATCTACTGGGGAATCTAAAATGATTTACAGCCACAAAGCCATACGTATAACATGAGAAGAAAAGCAAAGGTCAAAATAATCCCTAATACAAGTAGCATAATAAAATGCATATACCAAATTAATCATAcaaatactataatttatttaaattttccaAGTATCTGTAGTCCAAGAAGAGAATGTATCAATATTCAATGGTTGTCACTTAATGGGTCCACCTGCATACATAGAGGTGGATATGCACGATGGATCAAACTAAAGTGCATTTGTAATTATATGtaagtaaataatttataaaatataccaAAAAACATGGCCAAGCAATCATATGACCAACGGTCTGGGAAAGCTCGTGCAAGTTGTCGTAGGGTCTGATCAATTCCTCCTTAGGTTCAACCACAACTTTAACATTTATTTCACACCAATTCAATCCTAACATTTGTCCGCCAACTTTTGTACTTGGATCTATGCTATGAATACATCCTTTGgcaacaattttttttgtgaaaatgCTTCTTAGAGACACGTATGTACCAACCtccaaaacataaaaattgatTAATCACCATTTTGAAtatgtaatatattttaaaatggtATGAAAATAAAAGCAAAGCTACCTGATCAATATGAGTTGTTGTAGCATTTACTGAGGAAGGCTTAGAGACTATCACATTTGGCCTAGTGTCTGCTTGTGAACCACAAACTCTTTCTTGTGTTGCAAGCCTTGCCTCTAGCCGTTCAATCTTTTCTCGATACTCCACTAGCAAACGGTTCGATGTGCTTTTAGAAGTTTCGTTCCATAAATCTGAAGGACGCACTCCCCTACCCATCATCCTTACATGGCCGGGTCTATCCTTCCCCATAATTTGGGCAAAGATATCATCTGGAGCAATTGCATCGTCCGAACCTTCAAGAGATTGATCATTACAATCTTCCATTGCTGACTGTTTacacaatttaaaaaatttaatgcataaatttttaaaaactaaTGCACGAATTAGATTGCATAATACATTGCATATAATGGACAAATATACCGTCACATACAATTTTGCTAGAGACAGCATCACTTGTGCTTCCATTTGAAGAAACAAAACAAGTTTTGAAAAGTTGAACACGAGATGGGCATTGTCCAAGTTCTTTGGTCTAGGAATATGTACACTGtcaaattactactccctccgttccgcggtagttgagtcatttcattttctgccctctttttagaaaaatgataataaatagttgaagtagaaaaaaagtaaagtaagagagagaataagttAGATATCTCTCTTGCTTTACTTTtcatccactttaactatttattatcatttttctaaaacgatggcagaaaatgaaatgactcaactaccgcggaacggagggagtaatatattgtAAAAAGAATCAGTAAAAcataggaaaaagaaaaaaagaaaacattacCATTTTTGCTTTAACTTGGGCAAACGACTTCTTTCCTGTCCTTTGATTCATTAACTTTTTCTCTCGCgcttttttgtttcttttgctTGCATTCTAATAGCAAGGGAAAAGGGGTAGTGAATGCATAGTTCAAATGAAATGAGCATTCAAATTGTAGATTAAACCTTTGCATGTTCTGTTCTCCAATAGGCAAGGAGATTGATCCATTGAACTTCCAAAACTCTTTCGTCCCTATCATCTATTAAATGCTCGATAGGTACGTCAGCCCAGTAT from Salvia splendens isolate huo1 chromosome 4, SspV2, whole genome shotgun sequence encodes the following:
- the LOC121798826 gene encoding uncharacterized protein LOC121798826 → MTSKRRGQCSKSVRLQDEPNVSQQRLKTSEGFTTKTAIGRRVYSRNLHQKTLDMVTPSHHSHESVPPLENERLSVDVEQQEDEGIASSAEIVEKQSRGPTYMKNIWGRPLNLPPIHVEYNEFGQAIGGEDSTLCHFLGSIARSGNYCPIDIKSWHAIPKERKTEMLDIVKLRFHVPIIAEKWILESIGLKWRNWKHYLKTRYWADVPIEHLIDDRDERVLEVQWINLLAYWRTEHAKNASKRNKKAREKKLMNQRTGKKSFAQVKAKMTKELGQCPSRVQLFKTCFVSSNGSTSDAVSSKISAMEDCNDQSLEGSDDAIAPDDIFAQIMGKDRPGHVRMMGRGVRPSDLWNETSKSTSNRLLVEYREKIERLEARLATQERVCGSQADTRPNVIVSKPSSVNATTTHIDQVGTYVSLRSIFTKKIVAKGCIHSIDPSTKVGGQMLGLNWCEINVKVVVEPKEELIRPYDNLHELSQTVGHMIAWPCFLVDPLSDNH